The following proteins come from a genomic window of Proteinivorax hydrogeniformans:
- a CDS encoding sigma-54-dependent Fis family transcriptional regulator, which translates to MSQKKIMGPNEILGILDSIKDAIMAIDLEGKIILMNKGAEKIVKVDADKAIGREVTEVVPTSKLKRVLREGKGELNKRQVIGNSTILTNRMPVLNQQGELVGAVAVFRDITEVIELAEEATNLKEIQGMLEAIINATEDAISVVDKHGKGLVINPAYKKLTGFTEEDILGQPATVDISQGESVHLKVLKTRKPIKGEKLKVGPQEKEVLVDAAPVIVNDELKGSVAVIHDISEIKRLNYELDKAKRIIRKLEAKYTFEDIIAKETNMKMAIAQAENAAVTPATVLLRGESGTGKEIFAHAIHNASNRRFNQFIRVNCAALPESLLESELFGYVEGAFTGAKRGGKKGIFAQANGGTIFLDEIGEISLNIQAKLLRVLQEREIVPVGESKPQNVDVRIIAATNVNLEEAIKKGAFREDLYYRISVVPIFIPPLRERIQEIEPLSKHILKKFNQDYGRNIEGITSKAIERLSQYKFRGNVRELENIIGRAIINMDFSETLLDDNHLPHLDGTTPSSLKRVVNDKRHLSLDEVIAATEKDYILKILRNNNNNKTQTAKDLKVSIRTLYNKLEKYNVQ; encoded by the coding sequence TTGTCGCAAAAAAAAATTATGGGGCCTAATGAAATATTAGGGATTTTAGATAGTATAAAAGATGCCATAATGGCTATAGATTTAGAAGGTAAAATTATATTGATGAACAAAGGTGCAGAGAAAATAGTAAAAGTAGACGCTGATAAGGCTATAGGTAGAGAGGTGACAGAAGTTGTACCTACTTCTAAGCTGAAAAGAGTGCTGCGAGAGGGTAAAGGTGAGCTAAACAAAAGGCAAGTTATCGGCAATAGCACTATATTGACTAACAGAATGCCGGTGCTAAATCAACAAGGGGAGCTAGTTGGAGCTGTTGCTGTTTTTCGAGACATAACAGAGGTTATTGAGTTAGCGGAGGAAGCGACAAATCTAAAAGAGATTCAAGGGATGTTAGAAGCAATAATTAACGCCACAGAGGATGCTATTTCTGTAGTAGATAAACACGGTAAAGGATTAGTTATTAACCCGGCTTATAAAAAACTTACAGGTTTTACTGAAGAAGATATATTAGGGCAACCTGCCACAGTGGATATAAGCCAAGGAGAAAGTGTTCACCTAAAAGTTTTAAAGACTAGAAAGCCTATTAAAGGTGAAAAGCTAAAGGTTGGCCCTCAAGAAAAAGAAGTTTTAGTTGATGCAGCACCTGTGATTGTCAACGATGAATTGAAGGGCAGTGTAGCAGTTATTCACGATATCTCTGAGATAAAAAGACTTAACTATGAACTAGATAAAGCAAAAAGGATTATAAGGAAACTAGAAGCTAAATATACTTTTGAGGATATAATTGCAAAAGAAACAAATATGAAAATGGCTATAGCTCAGGCTGAAAATGCCGCTGTCACTCCTGCTACTGTACTCCTAAGGGGGGAAAGTGGTACAGGAAAAGAAATATTTGCTCATGCTATTCACAATGCATCTAATAGAAGGTTTAATCAGTTTATCCGCGTAAACTGTGCAGCACTACCTGAGAGCCTACTTGAAAGTGAGTTATTTGGATATGTAGAAGGGGCTTTTACTGGAGCTAAACGTGGTGGTAAAAAAGGAATTTTTGCTCAAGCTAATGGCGGAACAATCTTCTTAGATGAAATTGGTGAAATAAGCTTAAATATTCAAGCGAAACTACTAAGAGTTTTACAAGAGCGAGAAATCGTTCCTGTGGGTGAATCAAAACCTCAAAATGTAGACGTGAGAATTATCGCAGCTACCAATGTTAATCTTGAAGAAGCTATTAAGAAAGGTGCGTTTAGAGAGGATCTTTACTACAGAATAAGTGTAGTTCCTATATTTATACCTCCTTTAAGAGAGAGGATACAAGAAATAGAACCTTTAAGTAAGCACATCTTAAAAAAATTCAACCAAGATTATGGTCGAAACATAGAAGGGATTACATCTAAAGCAATTGAGAGATTATCACAATATAAATTCCGAGGTAATGTACGAGAGTTAGAGAACATAATAGGAAGAGCAATCATCAATATGGATTTTTCTGAAACCTTACTAGATGACAACCACCTGCCACACTTAGATGGGACAACCCCTTCTTCGCTTAAGAGGGTAGTAAATGATAAAAGACATCTTTCGTTAGACGAGGTTATTGCAGCAACAGAGAAAGATTATATATTAAAAATCCTTAGAAATAATAACAACAATAAAACTCAGACTGCTAAAGATCTTAAAGTTTCTATCAGAACATTATATAACAAGCTAGAAAAATATAACGTGCAATAA
- a CDS encoding glycosyltransferase family 2 protein: protein MVTVLVPAFNEEKTIKETILGLKSIEYVEKICVVDDGSSDGTYKEAHKANPDILISNGKNQGKGGALNELLQYAKDNPYIAMVDADLGESSKELQKLIIPVKSGECEMAIASFPTGQKKGGLGVTQKVAQKGLKLATGLSLLFPLSGQRVMTKEVFQLCTPFAKGFGVEMAMNKAAAKQGFKILEIETQMTHRYTENDLRGYFHRGKQCYSIIRQLVR, encoded by the coding sequence ATGGTTACTGTGTTAGTGCCGGCTTTTAATGAGGAAAAAACAATAAAAGAGACGATTTTAGGACTAAAAAGCATAGAGTATGTCGAGAAAATTTGCGTCGTGGACGATGGATCAAGCGATGGCACATACAAGGAAGCGCACAAAGCAAATCCTGATATTTTAATTTCAAACGGTAAAAATCAGGGTAAAGGTGGCGCTTTAAATGAACTATTGCAGTACGCAAAAGACAACCCTTATATAGCTATGGTTGATGCAGATTTAGGAGAAAGCTCTAAAGAGTTACAAAAGCTAATCATACCTGTAAAAAGTGGTGAATGTGAGATGGCCATAGCCTCATTCCCTACTGGCCAAAAGAAAGGCGGATTGGGCGTAACTCAAAAGGTAGCGCAAAAAGGCCTTAAGTTAGCAACCGGACTATCTCTTTTATTCCCTTTATCAGGGCAGCGAGTGATGACTAAGGAAGTATTTCAGCTTTGCACACCATTTGCTAAAGGTTTTGGAGTAGAGATGGCTATGAACAAAGCGGCAGCTAAACAAGGCTTTAAAATATTAGAGATAGAAACTCAGATGACTCACCGTTATACAGAAAATGATTTAAGAGGCTATTTTCACAGGGGAAAACAATGCTACAGTATTATTCGTCAACTAGTGCGTTAA
- a CDS encoding copper transporter, which translates to MPSFKFHIVTVISIFVALALGIMVGTTLSDGVISNSQMSTIDLMQNRIVNLEEENKELISSLQETQLLKGNLKKRERDLFYKTLDRREYSTPLNLLFFDEQQLTEDWSYYLEEIDLKINKIVLNSNMEKEAYKHKLSKSLNLEVEALYTLLGKQIAMGINTQEFTHFLSLQEMKLASFEGEALPSNAQTYVFLFKDEHYDKSLAEIANAFAKQGLNVIIALSEDVDKDFEKSFHHSASIIRGVNQSTGLLQVLQSIK; encoded by the coding sequence ATGCCTAGTTTTAAATTTCATATAGTGACAGTGATTTCTATTTTTGTAGCTTTAGCTTTGGGAATAATGGTGGGTACAACTTTAAGTGATGGAGTTATTTCTAACAGCCAAATGAGCACAATAGATCTGATGCAAAACAGAATTGTTAATCTTGAAGAAGAAAATAAAGAGCTAATTTCTAGCTTACAAGAAACCCAGTTATTAAAGGGGAATCTTAAAAAAAGAGAGCGAGATCTGTTTTATAAAACATTAGATCGCAGAGAATATTCCACGCCCTTAAATCTGCTTTTCTTTGATGAACAGCAACTTACTGAAGATTGGAGTTATTATCTTGAAGAAATCGATTTGAAAATAAACAAGATTGTTCTTAACTCTAATATGGAAAAGGAAGCTTATAAACATAAATTGAGTAAAAGTCTTAACCTTGAGGTAGAAGCTTTATATACATTGTTAGGAAAACAAATAGCCATGGGTATAAATACTCAGGAGTTTACGCACTTCCTTTCTCTGCAGGAAATGAAACTTGCTTCATTTGAAGGTGAGGCACTACCTAGTAATGCACAAACCTATGTTTTTCTCTTTAAAGATGAGCACTACGATAAATCTTTAGCGGAAATAGCAAATGCTTTTGCCAAGCAAGGGCTAAATGTGATAATTGCCCTAAGTGAAGATGTGGATAAGGATTTTGAAAAAAGCTTTCATCATTCAGCTTCAATCATAAGGGGAGTAAATCAAAGTACAGGCTTATTACAGGTTTTACAATCTATTAAATAA
- the steA gene encoding putative cytokinetic ring protein SteA, with protein sequence MYIFAVLKKGKKTKDLIPELSAGDVALIDHKDIDEMAAIGLAEKKVRGVINVNKSISGFYPNKGPEILIKKGILLWDDAPRKLWDKLKYGQKIEVENNIIKEFNVNLQQPIDSEKLAKLLEGAERNFNNVLDAFIENTLDYAKKEKKLVTGNLSVPDIKTRIKGKPVVVVVRGKNYKEDLAAMENYIKEVKPVLIAVDGGADALLNHRLKPHIIVGDMDSVSDNGLKMADEVIAHGFPDGRVPASQRLQELGINYKTVFAPGTSEDIALLMAYQHQAEILIALGTHSNMIDFLEKGRKGMASTFLVRLKVGPKLIDAKGVSSLYSRPVKARSILGLIAALLLPFFVLILYSQTIQQILKLFLMRLRYTFF encoded by the coding sequence ATGTATATTTTTGCAGTATTGAAAAAGGGGAAAAAGACAAAAGACTTAATACCAGAACTAAGTGCAGGAGATGTTGCCTTAATTGATCATAAGGATATAGACGAAATGGCCGCTATCGGCTTAGCTGAAAAGAAGGTAAGGGGAGTTATTAATGTAAATAAGTCTATCTCTGGATTTTACCCTAATAAAGGACCTGAAATCTTAATTAAAAAAGGCATTCTCCTTTGGGATGATGCACCCAGAAAGCTATGGGATAAATTAAAGTACGGGCAGAAAATCGAAGTTGAAAATAATATAATTAAAGAGTTTAATGTTAATTTACAACAGCCTATAGACTCAGAAAAGCTAGCTAAGTTGTTAGAAGGTGCTGAACGAAATTTTAACAATGTTTTAGATGCTTTTATAGAAAATACATTAGATTACGCCAAAAAAGAGAAGAAACTTGTTACCGGCAACCTTTCTGTACCTGACATAAAAACAAGAATTAAAGGAAAGCCCGTAGTAGTCGTGGTGAGGGGCAAGAATTACAAAGAAGATTTAGCAGCAATGGAAAATTACATAAAGGAAGTAAAGCCGGTGTTAATCGCTGTGGATGGTGGTGCTGATGCGCTGTTAAATCATAGGCTTAAACCACACATTATAGTGGGGGATATGGATAGCGTTTCTGACAATGGCTTAAAAATGGCTGATGAAGTTATTGCCCATGGTTTTCCTGATGGTAGAGTCCCCGCATCTCAGAGATTACAGGAGTTAGGGATAAATTATAAGACTGTATTTGCACCAGGTACAAGCGAAGATATAGCGTTACTAATGGCTTATCAGCATCAGGCTGAGATTTTAATTGCTTTGGGAACTCATTCTAACATGATAGATTTTTTGGAAAAAGGAAGAAAAGGGATGGCTAGTACCTTTTTAGTTAGACTTAAGGTTGGGCCAAAGCTAATTGATGCTAAAGGGGTTAGCTCACTTTATAGCAGGCCTGTTAAAGCCAGGTCAATTTTAGGGTTAATAGCGGCTCTTTTATTACCTTTTTTTGTTCTTATATTGTACTCACAAACAATACAGCAAATACTCAAACTGTTTTTGATGAGGTTAAGGTATACCTTTTTCTAG
- the spo0A gene encoding sporulation transcription factor Spo0A — translation MIKVLIVDDNEEFCGLLSEFFDAVDDIEIVGTAHNGVEALEALPKLEPDVMVLDIIMPHLDGLGVLEKLSKDQELSRDLSVIMLTAFGQEKITKEALELGADYYVLKPFDMGVLVDRIRQLHHKRTYGGEGQTLRNSNMDLSSKHNHNEEVDLEEVITTILLEMGVPSHIKGYAFLKQAITLVIEDPSMINSITKVLYPTVAEKFDTTPSRVERAIRHAIESAWNGRNNIQIVNKLFKYSIRSDKGKPTNSEFIARISDNIRINEKKKVAL, via the coding sequence ATGATAAAGGTACTTATTGTAGATGATAATGAAGAATTTTGTGGATTGCTATCGGAGTTTTTTGATGCAGTAGATGATATCGAGATCGTAGGTACTGCACATAATGGGGTGGAGGCATTAGAAGCGTTACCTAAGCTTGAGCCTGATGTAATGGTTCTAGATATCATAATGCCACACTTAGATGGATTAGGAGTACTTGAAAAGCTAAGCAAGGATCAAGAACTTTCTAGAGATTTGAGCGTTATTATGCTAACAGCTTTTGGGCAAGAAAAAATAACAAAAGAGGCTTTAGAGTTAGGCGCGGATTATTACGTCCTTAAACCTTTTGATATGGGAGTTCTTGTTGATAGAATTAGGCAGCTTCACCACAAACGTACATATGGAGGAGAAGGTCAGACTTTAAGAAATAGTAATATGGACCTGTCTAGCAAACATAACCATAATGAAGAGGTTGACTTAGAAGAAGTAATAACAACTATTCTTTTAGAAATGGGCGTTCCTTCCCACATAAAAGGGTACGCATTTTTGAAGCAAGCAATCACATTAGTAATTGAAGATCCCAGCATGATTAATTCGATTACTAAAGTGCTATACCCAACGGTAGCTGAGAAATTTGATACCACTCCTTCTAGAGTGGAAAGGGCGATAAGGCATGCAATAGAATCTGCCTGGAATGGAAGAAATAATATTCAAATTGTTAATAAACTATTTAAGTACTCCATAAGAAGTGACAAAGGAAAACCAACAAATTCGGAATTTATTGCAAGAATATCAGATAATATAAGGATAAATGAGAAAAAAAAGGTGGCACTTTAA
- the spoIVB gene encoding SpoIVB peptidase, with amino-acid sequence MCNLKNNKILGFLLVVLIAVAAFSSPMRTYYSVPESVRMFTGQEHYLDFGLPMGVSVKGEANDFYINGAPISNDSLPLDTSETLAMLPGETGSYELTFNLLGLIPLRKVNVEVVPPMEVIPGGESIGVRVSDEGVIVVGTDKVYSDGGSTKPAKNAGIQPGDVILKVNNKKVTDISEAASAIELGASKGEKILFTVRREDKIFDAKVSPKMCSETNSYRIGLFIKDTTAGVGTLTFVDPNSKTYGALGHIIMDRNNAPLSLEYGSVVEANITGVIPGRQGNPGEKRGVFKGSDTFHGDITKNSHFGIFGKLDQLGNVQNKEPLKIGLKHQAQTGPAEILTVVEGDKVESFDIEIEKILSQNSPQTKGMVIKITDERLLEKTGGIIQGMSGSPIIQNDKLVGAVTHVFVNEPAKGYGCFIEWMILESDMLN; translated from the coding sequence TTGTGTAATTTGAAAAACAATAAAATACTAGGGTTTTTACTAGTAGTGCTAATAGCTGTAGCGGCTTTTAGCTCTCCAATGCGTACCTATTATAGCGTTCCAGAAAGCGTAAGGATGTTTACAGGTCAAGAGCATTACCTTGATTTTGGCTTACCAATGGGTGTAAGTGTTAAAGGTGAAGCTAATGACTTTTATATAAATGGTGCCCCGATATCTAACGATTCATTGCCCTTAGATACTTCTGAGACATTGGCGATGTTACCTGGTGAAACTGGCTCATATGAGCTAACCTTTAATCTGCTGGGATTGATACCGCTAAGGAAAGTTAATGTTGAAGTTGTTCCGCCTATGGAGGTAATACCTGGTGGAGAGTCAATCGGAGTTAGAGTTAGCGATGAGGGTGTAATAGTGGTAGGAACTGACAAAGTTTATTCTGATGGAGGAAGCACAAAACCTGCAAAAAATGCAGGTATACAGCCAGGGGATGTGATTTTAAAGGTAAATAACAAGAAAGTTACTGATATATCTGAAGCAGCCTCAGCCATTGAACTAGGAGCTTCAAAAGGGGAAAAAATATTGTTTACTGTCAGAAGAGAGGATAAGATTTTTGATGCTAAAGTTTCACCAAAAATGTGTAGCGAGACAAATAGTTATAGAATCGGGTTATTTATAAAAGATACAACTGCAGGAGTAGGCACTTTAACTTTCGTCGATCCAAATTCTAAAACATACGGAGCTTTGGGCCATATAATTATGGACAGAAATAACGCCCCGTTAAGCTTAGAATATGGAAGTGTGGTTGAAGCTAATATCACTGGCGTAATACCTGGTAGGCAAGGTAATCCAGGGGAAAAAAGAGGTGTGTTTAAAGGAAGCGATACTTTTCATGGTGACATTACCAAAAACTCACACTTCGGCATTTTTGGCAAGTTAGACCAGCTTGGAAATGTACAAAATAAAGAACCATTAAAAATAGGACTAAAGCACCAAGCACAAACAGGTCCAGCGGAAATTTTAACAGTTGTTGAAGGTGATAAAGTTGAGTCTTTTGATATAGAAATAGAGAAGATATTATCTCAGAATTCACCGCAGACTAAGGGAATGGTTATAAAGATTACAGATGAGAGGCTATTAGAAAAAACAGGGGGCATTATACAAGGTATGAGTGGTAGTCCAATCATTCAAAACGACAAACTTGTAGGGGCTGTGACTCATGTTTTTGTCAATGAGCCAGCTAAGGGGTATGGGTGTTTTATAGAATGGATGATACTTGAATCTGATATGCTAAACTAA
- the recN gene encoding DNA repair protein RecN, with amino-acid sequence MVNKLIIENFALIDKLELDFDLGLNILSGETGAGKSIIVGALGLLLGGRASTESIRAGEEKSTITGLFSIREEYAEKLRQSYGIDAEDNQLIIERDVYQQGKSLVRVNGKLITVGMLKSLTRPIIDLHSQHQHHSLLDPTQHIDILDLFGEASFAKEMGIYQELYKKRIEIKRKLAKLFSNVENRERQMDLLKYEIDEIESANLYQGEEEELDKKLDKLINSQKLYDSTQNAYQQIYSGKTEASVTETLGVVATDLKAMAEKDDSLKGMTEVIENALFNLEDVSRELLAYSEGLDMDPHSLTEVENRIEEINRLKRKYGNTIEEILSYKQSKQQELDALIDSEESFKRLNGQLEEIESKILKKGFNITKTRKRIAEDISREIKANLQDMSMKDIEFFVDFSLKHDENDGIDYNGKRIAIHEEGLDVVEFLISTNPGEPLKPLAKIASGGEMSRVMLAIKNILAEKEKIDTLIFDEVDTGIGGRTAQKVAEKLYDLSKNRQVLCVSHLPQVCAMADKHFKIEKCQQKGRTLTDIISLDDTKKIEEIARMISGAEMTQGTINNAREILALADSIKKNMNN; translated from the coding sequence ATGGTTAATAAATTAATCATCGAAAATTTTGCTTTGATTGATAAGTTAGAGCTTGATTTTGATCTTGGATTGAATATACTCTCTGGTGAAACTGGTGCGGGGAAGTCTATCATTGTAGGAGCGCTGGGCCTTTTGTTAGGGGGAAGAGCATCTACAGAATCCATAAGGGCAGGAGAAGAAAAAAGTACAATAACAGGTCTTTTTTCAATTAGAGAAGAATATGCAGAAAAACTTCGACAAAGTTATGGTATAGACGCAGAAGATAACCAGTTGATCATCGAAAGAGATGTATATCAACAAGGCAAAAGCTTAGTTCGGGTAAACGGCAAACTAATAACGGTGGGCATGTTAAAAAGTTTAACTAGGCCGATTATAGATTTGCATAGCCAGCACCAACATCATTCTTTATTAGATCCAACTCAGCATATCGATATTTTAGATTTATTCGGCGAAGCAAGCTTTGCCAAAGAGATGGGGATTTATCAAGAGCTTTATAAGAAAAGAATCGAAATAAAGAGAAAACTAGCCAAACTTTTTAGTAACGTAGAAAATAGGGAAAGACAAATGGACCTTTTAAAGTATGAAATCGATGAAATTGAGTCAGCTAACCTTTATCAAGGGGAAGAGGAAGAGCTTGATAAAAAATTAGACAAGCTAATAAACTCACAAAAACTATATGATAGTACACAGAATGCATATCAACAAATTTACTCAGGAAAGACTGAGGCTTCTGTAACAGAAACTTTAGGCGTAGTGGCTACAGACTTAAAGGCTATGGCTGAAAAAGATGACAGTCTTAAAGGTATGACAGAAGTTATAGAAAATGCTTTGTTTAATTTAGAAGATGTTTCTAGAGAGCTTTTGGCTTATAGCGAAGGCTTAGATATGGACCCACACTCCCTTACAGAAGTGGAGAATCGCATAGAAGAAATAAATAGGTTAAAAAGGAAATATGGTAACACTATCGAGGAAATTCTAAGCTATAAGCAAAGTAAGCAGCAAGAACTTGACGCCTTAATAGATAGTGAAGAAAGCTTTAAAAGACTTAATGGCCAACTAGAAGAAATTGAGAGCAAAATCTTAAAAAAAGGCTTTAACATAACAAAAACTAGGAAAAGAATAGCTGAAGATATTTCCAGAGAAATTAAGGCTAACTTACAAGATATGTCGATGAAAGATATTGAGTTTTTCGTTGACTTTAGTTTAAAGCATGATGAAAATGACGGTATAGACTATAATGGTAAAAGGATAGCGATACATGAAGAAGGCTTGGATGTAGTTGAGTTTTTAATTTCCACAAACCCAGGTGAGCCTTTAAAACCCTTAGCTAAAATAGCCTCTGGCGGAGAAATGTCTAGGGTAATGTTGGCAATTAAAAACATACTAGCTGAAAAAGAAAAAATCGACACTTTGATATTTGATGAGGTTGATACTGGTATAGGTGGAAGGACTGCGCAAAAAGTTGCAGAAAAGTTATATGACCTAAGTAAAAACAGACAAGTGTTATGTGTCAGCCATTTACCTCAAGTCTGTGCCATGGCTGATAAGCATTTTAAAATTGAAAAGTGCCAACAAAAAGGTCGGACACTGACTGATATTATTTCCTTAGATGATACAAAAAAAATCGAAGAAATTGCGCGCATGATTAGTGGTGCTGAAATGACTCAGGGGACCATTAACAATGCCAGGGAGATATTGGCTTTAGCAGATTCTATCAAAAAAAATATGAATAACTAA
- a CDS encoding NAD(+)/NADH kinase, whose product MKNIAIFLNPSKESSGKVSTDIVASLKEKGYEVFSCEETPIKDTIVFPSVNLPENIELILVLGGDGTFLSIARKYATHKIPMLGVNLGHLGFLTEVEVKDLKDTILKINEGKYTIENRDMVVAKVYRDGKVIEKTRALNEITIAKGPLARIIQCSTYVDDVFLETYSGDGVIVSTPTGSTGYSLSAGGPIIAPNVSSMVISPICPHSLHSRSVVVSNNSQVKIKLNDINQEVMLTVDGQKSIKLHAYDTVVIELSDYVIPVVKIQGKNFFDILRLKLNRGTRK is encoded by the coding sequence ATGAAAAACATAGCAATTTTTTTAAATCCTAGCAAAGAAAGCAGCGGCAAGGTCTCTACAGATATTGTGGCGAGCTTAAAGGAAAAAGGTTATGAAGTTTTTTCATGCGAAGAGACTCCAATTAAAGATACAATAGTTTTCCCAAGCGTAAATTTGCCGGAAAATATTGAGCTTATATTAGTGTTAGGCGGAGATGGGACTTTTTTAAGTATAGCTCGCAAGTACGCCACCCATAAAATACCCATGTTAGGGGTGAATCTAGGCCACTTAGGATTTTTAACCGAGGTTGAGGTAAAAGATTTAAAGGATACTATTTTAAAAATTAATGAGGGAAAATATACAATTGAAAATAGAGACATGGTTGTTGCTAAAGTATATAGAGATGGTAAGGTTATAGAAAAAACTAGAGCTCTTAATGAAATAACAATAGCAAAAGGACCACTAGCAAGAATAATTCAATGTAGTACATATGTGGATGACGTCTTTTTAGAAACTTACTCAGGAGATGGTGTTATTGTCAGTACTCCCACCGGCTCAACTGGGTACTCCCTTTCTGCAGGGGGCCCCATTATAGCTCCAAATGTCTCATCTATGGTTATCTCTCCAATATGTCCTCATTCTCTGCATTCAAGAAGCGTGGTAGTTAGTAATAATTCACAAGTCAAAATTAAGTTAAATGATATAAACCAGGAAGTAATGTTAACTGTAGATGGTCAGAAATCCATCAAACTGCATGCTTATGATACTGTGGTTATAGAGTTAAGTGACTATGTTATCCCTGTTGTAAAAATACAAGGGAAAAACTTTTTTGACATATTACGTCTTAAGCTAAATAGAGGCACTCGAAAGTAG
- a CDS encoding TlyA family RNA methyltransferase produces the protein MKTKRRLDQLLVEQGYFDSREKAKRAIMAGLVFSEQKRMDKPGANVSADISITVKGNDNPYVSRGGLKLDKAIKVFNLKLDGKVIVDVGASTGGFTDCALKHSAKLVYAVDVGYGQLAWSLRNDERVVNMERTNFRHVKVEQFDPRPQVAVADASFISLKLLLPKIKEILSDDGQVMALIKPQFEAGRERVGKKGVVRDKMVHIDVVKEVVDFAQQIGLGTIDINYSPIKGPEGNIEYLLLCGNSSPQKLEDDFIEEIINLAHSSV, from the coding sequence ATGAAAACAAAAAGAAGATTGGATCAATTACTGGTTGAACAAGGTTATTTCGATAGTCGTGAAAAAGCAAAGCGAGCGATAATGGCTGGTTTGGTTTTTAGTGAACAAAAAAGAATGGATAAACCAGGAGCAAACGTTAGCGCAGATATTTCAATAACCGTAAAAGGTAATGACAACCCCTATGTTAGTAGGGGAGGACTAAAACTTGATAAAGCTATAAAAGTTTTTAACCTAAAGTTAGATGGTAAAGTTATTGTAGATGTTGGTGCGTCAACAGGAGGCTTTACAGATTGTGCATTAAAGCATAGTGCAAAACTAGTGTATGCAGTTGATGTCGGATATGGACAACTTGCATGGTCTTTACGTAATGATGAGAGAGTTGTAAATATGGAGAGAACAAACTTCAGGCACGTAAAGGTAGAACAGTTTGACCCACGCCCCCAAGTTGCAGTTGCGGACGCATCTTTTATTTCACTGAAACTTTTGCTGCCGAAGATTAAGGAAATTTTGTCTGACGATGGTCAAGTTATGGCTTTAATAAAACCTCAATTCGAAGCAGGAAGAGAGAGGGTTGGTAAAAAAGGTGTTGTGCGAGACAAAATGGTGCATATTGATGTAGTTAAAGAAGTAGTAGACTTTGCCCAGCAGATTGGTTTAGGGACTATAGATATTAATTACTCCCCAATAAAAGGCCCTGAAGGGAATATCGAGTACTTGCTATTATGTGGAAACTCTAGTCCCCAAAAGTTGGAAGATGATTTTATCGAAGAGATAATTAATTTAGCTCATAGCAGCGTGTAA